A stretch of the Euleptes europaea isolate rEulEur1 chromosome 14, rEulEur1.hap1, whole genome shotgun sequence genome encodes the following:
- the CFAP157 gene encoding cilia- and flagella-associated protein 157, which produces MAPKKKGGRKKEDAPKEPETLIEIVPEHCREFYLIQIRDLEGRLARYQKKWDELQVSEDLFRLEYDKIVRDNKEIVAFLKKTLNQRVDEIADLSEQLQNLQLAKDTEKDAFETQLVQLRHEFQETKDQLTSENMVLSGKLASLEEFRVQKDELMGRFADLEEQLKKQEADHKEYIYNLEKKAVVDKERLKKEMLYRVNLVATEFRKVSNSQMAETTKRAIRENSTISLQLTKVTDQSLQLMQENERLKEACAEQTKQLALLEHNEKRLAKNSLSNQKLIKMLTNKCKELEAQVEAHAHQQKAMTELKKAKEALEKQAVMVKEEMKKQKKEMEQTLTDHQRQARLLQEEQQRRKAVEHILRHTAQGLREILLERPVVEEDGQFDLTFHLWRNDMLQGLLNLLNKGVARVEEQLALQPFLSVGTEMKLNATEDSSHGQSLMHLKASRIMSHCQLSKSSKSWHVHSMPTLTMLSEATLMEPLRAYSSATEPLISWKQGEEFKDKEMVVREVTYRSETVLACPSEGPPRKTGEEGEADELSPAAESPLSERTTAGEDGS; this is translated from the exons ATACCAGAAAAAATGGGACGAGCTGCAGGTGAGCGAAGACCTCTTCCGGCTCGAGTATGACAAGATAGTCAGAGACAACAAGGAGATTGTGGCCTTTCTGAAGAAGACGCTGAACCAGCGTGTTGATGAGATCGCGGATCTCAGCGAGCAGCTTCAGAACCTGCAACTTGCCAAAGACACAGAGAAGGATGCCTTTGAGACCCAGCTGGTCCAGCTGAGGCACGAGTTCCAAGAGACCAAGGACCAGCTCACTTCGGAGAACATGGTGCTAA GTGGCAAGCTGGCTTCTCTGGAGGAGTTCAGGGTCCAGAAGGATGAACTCATGGGCCGATTTGCTGATTTGGAGGAGCAACTGAAGAAACAGGAGGCGGATCACAAGGAGTATATCTACAACCTGGAGAAGAAAGCTGTGGTAGACAAGGAAAG GCTGaagaaggagatgctgtaccGGGTGAACTTGGTGGCGACCGAGTTCCGGAAGGTTTCCAACAGCCAGATGGCGGAGACCACCAAGCGGGCCATCCGTGAGAACTCCACCATCAGCCTCCAGCTGACGAAGGTCACCGACCAGAGCCTGCAGCTCATGCAAGAGAATGAGCGACTCAAGGAAGCCTGCGCAGAACAGACAAAGCAGCTGGCCCTGCTGGAGCACAACGAGAAGAGACTGGCCAAGAACAGCCTCAGTAACCAGAAG CTGATCAAGATGCTCACCAACAAATGCAAGGAACTGGAGGCACAGGTGGAGGCCCACGCGCATCAGCAGAAGGCCATGACTGAACTGAAGAAGGCCAAAGAAGCGCTGGAGAAGCAGGCCGTGATGGTCAA AGAAGagatgaagaagcagaagaaggagaTGGAACAGACACTGACTGACCACCAGCGCCAGGCCAGGCTCCTGCAGGAGGAACAGCAGCGCCGGAAGGCGGTGGAGCACATACTGAGACACACTGCCCAGGGCCTTAGGGAGATTCTCTTG GAACGTCCAGTTGTGGAAGAGGACGGCCAGTTCGACTTGACATTCCACTTGTGGCGCAACGACATGCTGCAGGGCCTCCTGAACCTTCTGAACAAAGGTGTTGCGCGGGTCGAGGAGCAACTGGCGCTCCAGCCCTTCCTAAGTGTCGGCACGGAGATGAAGCTGAACGCTACAGAGGACAG cAGCCATGGACAGAGCCTCATGCATCTCAAGGCCTCCCGCATCATGTCGCACTGCCAGCTTAGCAAGTCCTCGAAGTCCTGGCATGTCCACAGCATGCCCACCCTGACCATGCTCTCTGAGGCCACCCTTATGGAACCTCTCCGCGCTTACTCGAGCGCCACGGAG cctctAATATCATGGAAGCAAGGTGAGGAATTCAAAGACAAAGAGATGGTGGTCAGGGAGGTAACTTATCGGTCAGAGACCGTCTTGGCATGCCCCTCAGAGGGACCCCCCCGCAAGACTGGAGAGGAGGGAGAAGCTGATGAACTCTCGCCGGCTGCTGAGTCCCCCCTCTCTGAGAGGACAACGGCAGGCGAGGATGGAtcgtga